A region from the Silene latifolia isolate original U9 population chromosome 7, ASM4854445v1, whole genome shotgun sequence genome encodes:
- the LOC141590425 gene encoding uncharacterized protein LOC141590425: MSVISKIVPDISKIEQLDGQNYKRWSQKLLMFFEQLEIDYVLFNDPPKPIVPSDAETTPPPSKDVKSNEEVIAKFVKDNKTARCHILNNMVNPLFDLFADNKSAKVIWESLLKKYGADDTGKKKYVVGKWLQFKLVDGKSIMEQVHVYENLCADIVSEGMKLDDLFVANVFVGKIPSLPVRV, translated from the coding sequence ATGTCTGTGATTTCGAAAATTGTACCTGATATttcgaaaattgagcaattagatGGTCAGAATTATAAACGTTGGTCCCAGAAACTGTTGATGTTTTTTGAGCAGTTGGAAATTGATTATGTTTTGTTTAATGACCCGCCAAAACCTATTGTTCCGTCTGATGCTGAGACTACCCCTCCTCCCTCTAAAGATGTTAAGTCCAATGAAGAGGTTATTGCTAAATTTGTTAAGGACAACAAAACTGCTAGGTGTCACATACTTAATAACATGGTTAACCCGCTGTTCGATTTATTTGCTGATAATAAATCGGCTAAAGTCATCTGGGAGTCCTTACTGAAAAAATATGGGGCTGATGACACtgggaaaaagaaatatgttgtgggtaagtggctgCAATTTAAGTTGGTGGATGGGAAATCTATTATGGAACAGGTCCATGTCTATGAAAATTTGTGTGCTGATATTGTTAGTGAGGGCATGAAATTAGACGACCTTTTTGTTGCTAATGTCTTTGTTGGAAAAATTCCCTCCCTCCCGGTCCGAGTATAG